In Candidatus Sulfurimonas marisnigri, a single genomic region encodes these proteins:
- a CDS encoding SprT-like domain-containing protein, which produces MFNKKLEFTFIIVIALALSILGFNFYSDYSFKNNDISDGFKERIKHKEEEVLQHMKKNFGHVYKFQLIVTDKLQGKLYGLTSYNNGEIKIYLNKNVMQESMDYIIDSVIAHEYAHALLFKLNSHHSKDDGHSQEWKQTCLKLGGDDCQQYVDRHEIVMSKMPFK; this is translated from the coding sequence ATGTTCAATAAAAAATTAGAATTTACTTTTATTATTGTTATAGCACTTGCCCTATCCATTTTGGGTTTTAATTTTTACAGTGATTACTCTTTTAAAAATAACGATATCTCAGATGGCTTTAAAGAACGCATCAAACACAAAGAAGAAGAAGTTTTGCAACATATGAAAAAGAACTTTGGACATGTATATAAGTTTCAACTTATAGTTACCGATAAACTACAAGGAAAACTTTATGGTCTTACTTCTTATAATAATGGTGAGATTAAGATATATCTCAATAAAAACGTAATGCAAGAGAGCATGGACTATATTATTGATAGCGTTATCGCACATGAGTATGCTCATGCTCTTCTTTTTAAACTCAATAGCCATCATTCTAAAGATGATGGACACTCGCAAGAGTGGAAACAGACTTGCTTAAAACTTGGTGGAGATGATTGTCAACAGTATGTAGATAGACATGAGATTGTTATGTCTAAGATGCCATTTAAATAA
- a CDS encoding respiratory chain complex I subunit 1 family protein, translated as MIEIILIVIAPIVGGLIYGFERVVRARMQNRQGPPILQPFYDMYKLIGKQAFIVNPYHSILGIMHFVTIWVVVAFIILGENLLYVVFLHLLSTIFIILAGFSVNSIYSHIGSNRELLATIAYEPILIIMAVGFYIINGTFDIPVIRANPSEIISLVLIFLSFLLIIPIKLKKSPFDASEAHQEIVGGVEVEFSGIFFEFIYMAKWLEYVFIYLLLVLFAGNNIILSIALLIGVFLLVNIVDNATARVKMKHLINIVLSIGFTLSLVNLLGLSYV; from the coding sequence ATGATAGAAATAATACTGATTGTTATTGCACCCATTGTAGGTGGTTTGATTTATGGCTTTGAGAGAGTTGTAAGAGCTAGAATGCAGAATAGACAAGGTCCTCCAATCTTGCAGCCTTTTTATGACATGTACAAGCTAATTGGTAAGCAGGCTTTTATTGTAAACCCTTACCACAGTATATTGGGGATAATGCACTTTGTAACTATATGGGTGGTTGTTGCTTTTATAATACTCGGAGAGAACTTACTCTATGTAGTTTTTTTACATCTGCTCTCAACTATTTTTATAATCCTTGCTGGCTTTAGTGTGAACTCTATCTATTCTCACATAGGTTCCAACAGAGAGTTGTTAGCCACTATAGCGTATGAGCCAATCTTAATAATTATGGCAGTAGGGTTTTATATAATTAATGGCACTTTTGACATACCTGTTATAAGAGCAAACCCTTCAGAAATAATCTCACTAGTCCTAATCTTTCTCTCTTTTTTACTGATTATTCCCATAAAGCTTAAAAAGTCTCCATTTGACGCTAGTGAAGCTCATCAAGAGATAGTAGGTGGCGTAGAGGTAGAATTTAGTGGGATATTCTTTGAATTTATATATATGGCTAAATGGCTTGAATATGTTTTTATATATTTATTACTTGTTTTGTTTGCAGGTAATAATATAATTCTCTCTATTGCTCTTTTGATTGGAGTTTTTTTATTGGTAAATATAGTCGATAACGCTACAGCCAGAGTTAAAATGAAACATCTGATAAATATTGTTTTATCTATCGGATTTACCCTGTCGTTAGTCAATCTTTTAGGACTTAGTTATGTTTGA
- a CDS encoding NADH-quinone oxidoreductase subunit B family protein, which produces MFDIKKYRRKSPWILHYNAGSCNGCDIEILACMSPKYDLERFGVINTGNPKQSDIFLVTGPVTYRSRERLVELYTQMPEPKIVVAVGSCSCTGGVFRDMYNVEDGVDRYIPVDIYIPGCATSPELIIDGVVKGLEILQIKTKEMEKPFKLFKDNNLKDGIISRRDSALKVGEADEKN; this is translated from the coding sequence ATGTTTGATATAAAAAAGTATAGAAGAAAATCACCGTGGATACTTCACTATAATGCCGGTAGCTGTAATGGGTGTGATATTGAGATACTTGCATGTATGTCCCCAAAATATGACTTAGAGAGATTTGGAGTTATAAACACAGGAAACCCAAAACAATCAGATATATTTTTAGTTACAGGCCCAGTAACATATAGAAGCAGGGAGCGTCTTGTTGAGTTATATACTCAGATGCCAGAGCCAAAGATTGTTGTTGCGGTTGGAAGTTGCAGCTGTACGGGTGGAGTATTTAGAGATATGTATAATGTGGAGGATGGTGTAGATAGATATATACCAGTTGATATTTATATTCCAGGCTGTGCAACTTCGCCAGAGCTTATAATTGACGGAGTGGTAAAAGGATTAGAGATTTTACAGATAAAAACTAAAGAAATGGAAAAACCATTTAAATTATTTAAAGATAATAATTTAAAAGATGGTATTATTTCCAGAAGAGATAGTGCACTTAAAGTTGGAGAAGCTGATGAGAAAAATTGA
- a CDS encoding 4Fe-4S dicluster domain-containing protein, producing MFTSSLNALKNLFKKPQTIDYPVTKIQKDENYRGLIEYGEKDCIYCLKCEKVCPPGAILFVPIENHSQNEKNKKGLKYYYNPHLCIYCTECVRACPKPDEALWQTNKKPPIGIKSDRVNDEWFELEKLKKGTNEI from the coding sequence ATGTTTACATCATCACTTAATGCGCTTAAAAATCTTTTTAAAAAACCACAAACTATAGACTATCCTGTTACTAAAATACAAAAAGATGAAAATTATAGAGGACTTATTGAATATGGTGAGAAAGATTGTATCTACTGTCTGAAATGTGAAAAAGTTTGTCCCCCTGGAGCAATTTTATTTGTTCCTATAGAAAATCATTCCCAAAATGAAAAAAATAAAAAAGGGTTAAAATATTATTATAACCCGCACCTTTGTATATATTGTACAGAATGTGTTAGAGCTTGTCCAAAGCCAGATGAAGCACTTTGGCAAACCAATAAAAAGCCACCAATAGGTATTAAATCTGATAGAGTTAATGATGAGTGGTTTGAGTTAGAAAAACTTAAAAAGGGTACAAATGAAATATAG
- a CDS encoding 3'-5' exonuclease: MIILDFETNSANIHDVIEVAAFRVELVSNEYKVVDTFHRYYFSEYEVNPHALAVHKLSPNRLERLRKDVDYEEYFEDDTDFVEFCKNSKTLVAHNISFELRHIGELLSFENHFCTMKENKKIVKATNVRGNIKNPKLIETCLYYDIEFDDEQYHSAIYDVTKTLEILNKMESKTI, encoded by the coding sequence GTGATAATTTTAGACTTTGAAACTAACTCAGCAAATATACATGATGTTATAGAAGTTGCTGCTTTTCGTGTTGAACTAGTAAGTAATGAATATAAAGTTGTAGATACATTCCATCGATACTATTTTTCAGAGTATGAAGTAAACCCTCACGCACTAGCAGTGCATAAACTATCACCAAACAGACTTGAAAGATTAAGAAAAGATGTAGATTACGAAGAGTACTTTGAAGATGATACGGACTTTGTAGAGTTTTGTAAAAATTCTAAAACCTTAGTAGCTCACAACATATCTTTTGAACTTCGTCATATTGGAGAGTTACTTTCATTTGAAAATCACTTTTGTACTATGAAAGAGAATAAAAAAATTGTTAAAGCTACTAATGTTAGAGGTAATATAAAAAATCCAAAGCTTATTGAGACTTGTTTATACTACGATATTGAGTTTGATGATGAACAGTATCATAGTGCTATTTATGATGTAACTAAGACTTTAGAGATTTTGAATAAGATGGAATCTAAAACTATTTGA
- a CDS encoding NADH-quinone oxidoreductase subunit C: MRKIEVSLENTIEKIKEFYTEKEWHFITLNGVALEDGKIEIQWMFSKYESLDEVVVFFTVINQGDVVPSVVDIIPSAIISQREIVDMFGVEVEGSSKGLYLDADSTQMPLSSCGVGA; this comes from the coding sequence ATGAGAAAAATTGAAGTATCACTCGAGAATACAATAGAAAAAATAAAAGAGTTTTACACTGAAAAAGAGTGGCACTTTATAACACTAAATGGCGTTGCGTTAGAAGATGGAAAAATAGAAATTCAATGGATGTTCTCAAAATATGAGAGTTTAGATGAGGTTGTTGTGTTTTTTACGGTAATTAATCAAGGAGATGTAGTTCCTTCTGTAGTAGATATTATACCATCAGCAATAATTTCACAAAGAGAGATAGTTGATATGTTCGGTGTTGAGGTTGAAGGAAGTTCAAAAGGACTCTATCTAGACGCAGACTCTACACAAATGCCACTAAGCAGCTGTGGGGTAGGAGCGTAA
- a CDS encoding aldo/keto reductase: protein MKYRYIGKTGLRVTPICLGTMSFGSWSDEAESFKIMDKAYDRGINFFDTAELYPVPPKAEYAGETETIIGKWLKDKQRDKLIIASKVAGAANGWFVPPIRHGMTAVDKFHIKTAIEGSLKRLGTDYIDLYQMHWPDSVVPIEESLKAFDELVQEGKVRYLGTSNDTAYGITKANETSKRLGISRFESIQNNFSLNNPRFLDELANVCKQEQISLLPYSPIGGGVLSGKYNGKFYPDNARYSEYLKSDNPRIQAQGTRFVNEKSLITTAKYMEIAKKLEISPVTLAVAYSKHFDFVASTIIGARNAEQLDESFEALHVELSDETMAEIKAIQEEIMYPMG, encoded by the coding sequence ATGAAATATAGATATATAGGAAAAACAGGCCTAAGAGTTACTCCAATATGTTTAGGAACCATGAGTTTTGGTAGCTGGAGTGATGAAGCTGAGTCTTTTAAGATTATGGACAAAGCTTACGATAGAGGGATTAATTTTTTTGATACAGCCGAACTTTATCCTGTACCTCCAAAGGCAGAGTATGCCGGTGAGACAGAAACTATAATTGGAAAATGGCTCAAAGACAAACAACGAGATAAATTAATAATTGCTTCAAAAGTTGCAGGAGCTGCGAATGGTTGGTTTGTTCCTCCCATTAGACATGGTATGACTGCGGTTGATAAGTTTCATATTAAAACTGCAATTGAGGGTAGCCTTAAAAGACTTGGTACGGATTATATAGACCTATACCAGATGCATTGGCCAGACTCTGTTGTACCAATTGAGGAGTCGTTAAAAGCTTTTGATGAGTTAGTTCAAGAGGGAAAGGTTAGATACTTAGGAACTTCTAATGACACAGCTTATGGTATAACTAAAGCAAATGAGACATCAAAAAGATTAGGCATTTCCAGATTCGAATCTATACAAAATAACTTCTCCCTAAATAATCCAAGGTTTTTAGATGAGTTGGCAAATGTGTGTAAGCAGGAACAGATTTCACTTCTTCCATATTCACCTATTGGCGGAGGTGTTTTGAGTGGGAAATATAATGGTAAGTTTTATCCTGACAATGCTAGATATTCAGAATATTTAAAAAGTGATAATCCTCGCATACAAGCTCAAGGTACAAGGTTTGTAAATGAAAAATCACTTATAACTACTGCAAAATATATGGAAATAGCAAAAAAACTAGAAATATCACCGGTGACTCTAGCTGTTGCGTACTCAAAACATTTTGATTTTGTGGCCTCAACAATTATTGGTGCAAGAAACGCTGAGCAACTTGACGAGTCGTTTGAAGCTCTACATGTAGAGTTGAGTGATGAGACCATGGCTGAGATAAAAGCTATTCAAGAAGAGATAATGTATCCTATGGGGTAG
- a CDS encoding Na/Pi cotransporter family protein translates to MGTDIFKRSMYPLFLLAIAYLLFSSADAKTIIAGIAIFLIGMVFMEDGFKLFSGGMLEKVLEKSTKTVPKAIGTGFLATAIVQSSSLLTIIIISFLSAELISLSGAIGVIFGSNIGTTTTAWIVSAFGVKINIAHYAMPMLIFGVVFRFNQNKSYQGLGNILVGLGFVFLGIGYMKEGFEGMKAGLDLAQFAMDGYLGVLVYILIGAVATVVIQSSSATMAIIITALATGQIEYVNALALAIGANIGTTVTAIIGSLSSNANGKRLAVAHFIFNIVTGFIAIVFLYQLADFVDVLSASVGIGDKDYAMKLALFHTVFNIIGVLAVSPFTHKLVVFLEGLFLEKNKNISRAKYLDSAVIEVPESALAALDKELLHLYDNATEVLSHAISLHRHSFLGKENVSEVVKQSSSKIDIDVNRFYETKIKELYGDIVKYATLSQDKMDEFQIRMVYYYKVASKDIVEAIKEVEELQKNINFYQKSKNDVIKNEYNVLREKIANTLNSIHEIRNGEDDDMEILLKIKLLKEDVKDLDIIANGRIDTIIRNNSITSKMATSLINDSSFAYDISKRLIEVAITLFIKDKEIKTLAGEIT, encoded by the coding sequence ATGGGAACAGATATATTCAAAAGGTCAATGTACCCATTATTTCTATTGGCTATCGCGTATTTATTGTTTTCAAGTGCTGATGCAAAAACAATTATAGCAGGGATTGCCATATTCTTAATTGGTATGGTCTTTATGGAAGATGGTTTTAAACTTTTTAGTGGTGGTATGCTTGAAAAAGTGTTGGAAAAAAGCACAAAAACTGTTCCAAAAGCTATAGGAACAGGTTTTTTGGCAACAGCTATTGTTCAAAGTTCATCTCTTCTTACAATTATTATTATATCATTTTTAAGTGCTGAACTTATATCATTAAGCGGTGCAATAGGTGTAATATTTGGCTCAAATATTGGTACGACAACAACAGCTTGGATTGTATCTGCTTTTGGTGTAAAAATTAACATTGCTCACTACGCAATGCCAATGCTTATCTTTGGTGTAGTCTTTAGGTTCAATCAAAACAAAAGTTACCAAGGTTTAGGAAATATTTTAGTTGGTCTTGGTTTTGTTTTTTTAGGTATTGGATACATGAAAGAGGGCTTTGAAGGGATGAAGGCTGGACTTGACCTTGCTCAGTTTGCGATGGATGGTTACCTTGGAGTTTTAGTATATATTCTTATTGGAGCTGTAGCAACAGTTGTAATACAATCAAGTAGTGCAACAATGGCTATTATTATTACAGCTTTAGCCACAGGACAAATAGAATATGTAAATGCTCTTGCCTTAGCAATTGGTGCAAATATAGGTACTACTGTAACAGCAATTATAGGTTCATTGTCTTCTAATGCAAATGGAAAAAGACTCGCAGTAGCCCATTTTATTTTTAATATTGTTACCGGTTTTATAGCCATTGTGTTTTTGTATCAGCTGGCAGATTTTGTAGATGTTTTAAGTGCAAGTGTTGGTATAGGTGATAAAGATTATGCGATGAAGTTAGCTCTGTTTCATACAGTATTCAATATAATAGGTGTTTTGGCTGTTTCTCCTTTTACTCATAAATTAGTTGTTTTTTTAGAGGGTCTTTTTCTAGAAAAAAACAAGAATATATCTAGAGCTAAATATTTAGATAGTGCAGTGATTGAAGTTCCAGAATCTGCATTAGCTGCATTAGATAAAGAGCTTCTTCACTTATATGATAATGCAACAGAAGTTTTATCTCATGCTATCTCTCTGCATAGGCACTCTTTTTTAGGAAAAGAAAATGTGTCAGAAGTTGTAAAACAATCAAGTTCTAAAATAGACATCGATGTCAATAGATTTTATGAAACAAAGATTAAAGAACTTTATGGGGATATTGTAAAATATGCCACATTGTCCCAAGATAAGATGGATGAATTTCAAATAAGAATGGTTTATTATTATAAAGTAGCATCAAAAGATATTGTTGAAGCGATCAAGGAAGTAGAGGAGCTACAAAAAAACATCAATTTTTATCAAAAAAGTAAAAATGATGTCATTAAAAATGAGTACAATGTATTGAGAGAGAAGATTGCAAATACATTAAATAGTATTCATGAGATTAGAAATGGAGAAGATGACGACATGGAGATTTTACTTAAGATAAAACTCTTAAAAGAAGATGTAAAAGATCTTGACATAATAGCAAATGGGAGGATTGATACAATAATTAGAAATAATAGTATTACCTCTAAAATGGCAACATCATTAATAAATGATTCTTCATTTGCTTATGATATATCAAAAAGATTAATTGAAGTTGCAATTACTCTATTTATAAAAGATAAAGAGATAAAAACATTAGCAGGAGAAATAACATGA
- a CDS encoding thioredoxin family protein, with amino-acid sequence MDDPKNILELTDSNYIAFMEETDSVVFIDFYSDTCAPCQTLLTYLPNLALHYKEKNVVIAKVNSAINPKLSNKFMVRSVPLTVVIGKDKMVKRAEAGLLAMASYFKMIDKELGTSKGFFSKLF; translated from the coding sequence ATGGATGATCCTAAAAATATTTTAGAATTAACAGATTCAAATTATATTGCATTTATGGAAGAGACAGACTCAGTGGTATTTATAGATTTTTACAGTGACACATGTGCTCCTTGTCAAACGCTACTAACATACTTGCCAAATTTGGCCCTGCATTATAAAGAGAAGAATGTTGTTATTGCTAAAGTTAATTCGGCCATTAACCCAAAACTCTCAAATAAGTTTATGGTAAGAAGTGTTCCATTAACTGTTGTTATAGGAAAAGATAAAATGGTTAAACGAGCCGAAGCTGGTCTACTTGCAATGGCGAGCTACTTTAAGATGATTGATAAAGAATTAGGAACCTCAAAAGGTTTCTTTTCAAAGTTATTTTAA
- a CDS encoding nickel-dependent hydrogenase large subunit, producing the protein MSNKTINIPLGSQHISLLEPVRFKFECENEKIIGVDSDVGFVHRGIEKACTTKFKFDSIGYVVARVCGLCAITHSLSYSVAIEKLIGAEVSKKAKYLRILLLELDRIHSHMLCLSHTCENAGFEAMFMRMMGDRELIMEIQELLTGNRVQFDFISIGGVNRDLDAQMAKQITEKLKIVKEKVLSYIDEFTNNWSLSLKFKGIGTLTLDEAYRFNAIGPLARASGLNIDVRNEIDYLPYNEIGFKMQTHSDGDINARNIVRLNELLNSIEMCNNIIEGLPEGEIFTKAKGKPNGESIVRFEAPRGELMYYVKGNGKAILERVRIKTPTFACIPAFSHIFVGQDYADAPAILASFDPCLSCTAK; encoded by the coding sequence ATGAGTAATAAAACCATAAACATACCATTAGGATCACAACACATTTCTCTATTAGAGCCTGTAAGATTTAAGTTTGAGTGTGAAAATGAGAAAATTATAGGTGTAGATTCTGATGTTGGGTTTGTTCATCGTGGGATTGAGAAAGCTTGTACTACAAAGTTTAAGTTTGACTCTATTGGATATGTAGTAGCAAGAGTTTGTGGGCTTTGTGCTATTACTCATTCCCTCTCTTATAGTGTTGCGATTGAAAAACTTATAGGCGCAGAGGTAAGTAAAAAAGCGAAATATTTAAGAATCTTACTTTTAGAGCTAGATAGAATCCATTCTCATATGCTTTGTTTATCACATACATGTGAAAATGCAGGATTTGAAGCAATGTTTATGAGAATGATGGGTGACAGAGAACTTATTATGGAGATTCAAGAGCTTCTCACCGGAAACAGAGTTCAGTTTGATTTTATAAGTATTGGCGGAGTAAATAGAGATTTAGATGCTCAAATGGCTAAACAAATAACTGAAAAACTAAAAATAGTTAAAGAAAAAGTTCTATCTTATATTGACGAGTTTACAAACAACTGGAGTTTGTCTTTAAAGTTTAAAGGCATAGGAACTCTAACACTTGATGAAGCTTATAGATTTAATGCTATAGGGCCATTAGCACGTGCATCAGGCCTTAATATAGATGTTAGAAATGAGATAGATTATCTTCCATATAATGAAATTGGCTTTAAAATGCAAACACATTCTGATGGAGATATAAATGCAAGAAATATAGTACGACTTAATGAACTACTAAACTCGATTGAAATGTGCAATAATATAATAGAAGGTTTACCTGAAGGTGAAATTTTTACAAAAGCAAAAGGAAAACCTAACGGGGAATCTATTGTACGATTTGAAGCCCCAAGAGGGGAGTTAATGTATTATGTAAAAGGTAATGGCAAGGCAATCTTAGAGAGAGTTAGAATAAAGACTCCTACTTTTGCTTGTATTCCAGCATTTTCACATATATTTGTTGGACAGGATTATGCAGATGCACCAGCAATTTTGGCTTCATTTGATCCTTGTTTATCGTGTACAGCTAAATAG
- a CDS encoding DUF1294 domain-containing protein, with the protein MIHINFTLSYFEIYLISINIISFTLYAYDKIQALKNIQRVSENKLLFSAFIGGTIGSIISMLIFIHKIKKPLFVIKFSIVAIVQALSIYFYMSKGIHLI; encoded by the coding sequence ATGATACACATAAACTTCACACTAAGCTACTTTGAAATATATCTGATATCTATAAATATAATTTCATTTACGCTGTACGCTTACGATAAAATACAAGCACTAAAAAACATACAAAGAGTATCTGAAAATAAGCTACTGTTTTCTGCTTTTATTGGTGGAACTATTGGCTCTATAATATCTATGCTTATTTTTATACATAAAATTAAAAAACCATTATTTGTTATCAAATTTAGTATTGTAGCTATAGTACAAGCATTATCAATATATTTTTATATGAGCAAAGGTATTCATTTAATATGA
- a CDS encoding proton-conducting transporter membrane subunit — protein MIISPLIFALTVFIGRVKIRNILVVSFVIILSILSLLNMTLETTSFESNLSHSLHNIFILVDTLLLIYFLAQGIIKKHYLVTVLAIMQMLLYSVVLSLSPTLLSNDILVDNISSVMYLIINIVGGIIIIYALEYIKSEEFSAFKKNAFIAILFIFLSIMNFIVSTNNIEIFFMLFELTTLCSFILIGYRGDEISSNNALKALWMNQIGGVAILIAIIFSIHHYNTAYFDMLITNINELYLLPIVFLAIAGFVKGASIPFEKWLLGAMVAPTPVSAILHSATMVKIAPYIMFKLAPAMSGFVSVTITLIGTFVFFSASLLALSKDYFKEILGLSTIALLALMMSLAAIGTEEAIMACLVLIVFHAISKALLFLQAGILEKSFHLKYVNDINGLINHSPLVVFFIIIGFASLTLPPFGAFVAKFMAIESIAKEIVNNPLYSLALIFVAMGSVFLTLLYFKVVTKLFAKDVDYKEKLHVEIPKLYTVPSYMLLALLFIGVYISFDIELLSALEIIVPLVLIAVIPMLFAIFVFKKAHRVKEYNCGEKDEVKLNMYYFDISQKYKQLINVIAIVSIFILIVGVML, from the coding sequence TTGATTATTTCTCCACTAATTTTTGCTCTTACAGTTTTTATTGGGAGAGTTAAAATTAGAAATATTTTAGTTGTCTCTTTTGTTATAATTTTGAGTATATTAAGCCTGCTTAACATGACGTTAGAAACCACTTCTTTTGAGAGCAACTTGTCTCATTCATTACATAATATATTTATTCTAGTTGATACTCTACTGCTTATATACTTTCTTGCACAAGGGATTATAAAAAAACACTATCTAGTGACCGTTCTTGCCATAATGCAAATGCTCTTATACTCAGTAGTTTTATCTTTGTCCCCTACGCTTCTTTCAAATGATATTTTAGTTGATAATATATCATCAGTTATGTATCTAATCATAAATATTGTAGGTGGGATAATTATTATATATGCCTTAGAGTATATAAAGAGTGAAGAGTTTAGTGCGTTTAAAAAAAATGCCTTTATTGCTATACTGTTTATCTTCTTGTCGATTATGAACTTTATTGTTTCAACTAACAATATTGAGATATTTTTTATGTTGTTTGAATTGACTACACTCTGCTCTTTTATATTAATAGGATATAGGGGAGATGAGATATCTTCTAATAATGCACTAAAAGCACTATGGATGAATCAGATAGGTGGAGTTGCTATTTTGATAGCTATAATTTTTTCAATACATCACTATAACACTGCCTACTTTGACATGTTAATAACAAACATTAATGAGCTATATCTTCTCCCGATTGTATTTTTAGCAATTGCTGGCTTTGTTAAGGGGGCGAGCATACCGTTTGAGAAGTGGCTTTTAGGTGCTATGGTTGCACCAACTCCAGTCAGTGCAATTTTACATAGTGCAACAATGGTGAAAATCGCTCCGTATATAATGTTTAAACTTGCTCCTGCAATGAGCGGATTTGTATCTGTGACTATTACTCTTATCGGTACCTTCGTATTTTTTAGTGCCTCACTGCTTGCTCTGAGCAAAGATTATTTTAAAGAGATATTGGGTCTTTCTACTATAGCACTTCTTGCTCTGATGATGAGCTTAGCAGCTATAGGAACAGAAGAAGCTATTATGGCTTGTTTGGTTTTAATAGTGTTTCATGCTATCTCTAAGGCACTGCTCTTTTTACAAGCTGGTATTTTGGAAAAAAGCTTCCATCTGAAATATGTTAATGATATAAACGGTTTAATCAATCACTCCCCGTTAGTGGTCTTTTTTATAATTATTGGTTTTGCTTCATTGACACTTCCACCTTTTGGAGCATTTGTAGCAAAGTTTATGGCAATTGAGTCCATAGCAAAAGAGATTGTAAACAATCCTCTATACTCTCTTGCTCTGATATTTGTTGCAATGGGAAGTGTATTTTTAACACTGCTCTATTTTAAGGTGGTGACAAAACTTTTTGCCAAAGATGTTGATTATAAAGAGAAGCTACATGTAGAGATACCAAAGCTATATACAGTTCCATCATATATGCTTTTGGCTTTGCTATTTATCGGTGTCTATATCAGTTTTGATATAGAGCTGTTAAGTGCTTTAGAGATTATAGTTCCTTTGGTTTTAATTGCTGTGATACCAATGCTATTTGCTATATTTGTATTTAAAAAAGCACATAGGGTAAAAGAGTATAATTGTGGTGAGAAAGATGAAGTGAAGTTAAACATGTATTACTTTGATATTTCTCAAAAGTATAAACAACTTATTAATGTTATAGCTATAGTTAGTATATTCATACTTATAGTGGGGGTGATGTTATGA